A single Nomia melanderi isolate GNS246 chromosome 13, iyNomMela1, whole genome shotgun sequence DNA region contains:
- the LOC116431543 gene encoding PCNA-associated factor produces the protein MVRTKADRVPGKAVGAKAPAKSVKNTPVKKVTGTSKGKNYSGGNPYHPRDTPDWQKPITCFLNQNSSKEATDCPGPHETEDQIANEEAGNELD, from the exons atggtGAGGACAAAGGCAGACCGCGTACCAGGCAAAG CCGTTGGCGCCAAAGCACCAGCTAAATCCGTGAAAAATACCCCCGTAAAAAAAGTGACAGGAACCAGTAAAG GAAAGAATTATTCGGGTGGTAATCCATATCATCCAAGGGACACACCTGATTGGCAGAAACCAATTACATGTTTCCTTAATCAAAATTCTTCGAAAGAAGCTACAGATTGTCCAGGACCACAC GAAACTGAGGATCAAATTGCAAACGAAGAGGCAGGAAATGAATTGGATTAA